A part of Pristiophorus japonicus isolate sPriJap1 chromosome 15, sPriJap1.hap1, whole genome shotgun sequence genomic DNA contains:
- the LOC139225830 gene encoding parvalbumin beta-like, giving the protein MTTMTSVLNSGDIDKALAECAGSPFHFKTFFATSGLSKKSDVELAKVFNILDQDQSGFIEEDELKLFLQNFHGKARELNAAETTAFMDAGDSDHDGKIGVEEFKTMVKA; this is encoded by the exons ATGACGACCATGACTTCAGTTCTCAACTCTGGCGATATCGATAAAGCCCTGGCTGAATGTGCCG GCTCACCATTTCATTTCAAGACGTTCTTCGCGACCAGCGGACTCAGTAAGAAGTCAGATGTGGAACTCGCTAAGGTCTTTAACATCCTGGACCAGGATCAGAGCGGGTTCATTGAGGAGGATGAGCTGAA ATTGTTCCTGCAGAATTTCCATGGCAAGGCCCGAGAACTGAATGCAGCTGAGACCACAGCTTTCATGGATGCTGGAGATAGTGATCATGATGGCAAGATCGGCGTTGAAG AGTTCAAGACCATGGTCAAAGCATAA